The Nitrospirales bacterium genome includes a window with the following:
- a CDS encoding helix-hairpin-helix domain-containing protein, translating into MKVLSTLSRALAVSIFCTSLLFGATLGFAADNKLNINTATMAQLEGLKGIGPELAERILDYKKKNGDFKNIQDLTKIKGIGEKKLAMLKDSIMIKQSSKRY; encoded by the coding sequence ATGAAAGTTCTTTCCACACTATCGCGGGCATTGGCGGTGTCTATTTTTTGCACGTCACTCCTTTTCGGAGCAACCTTGGGGTTCGCGGCAGATAACAAGCTGAACATCAACACGGCGACGATGGCCCAACTCGAAGGCCTGAAAGGCATCGGGCCTGAACTCGCCGAGCGTATCTTGGATTACAAGAAGAAAAATGGGGACTTTAAGAATATCCAAGACTTGACGAAAATCAAAGGTATTGGCGAGAAAAAACTGGCGATGCTCAAAGATTCAATCATGATAAAGCAATCTTCAAAACGGTATTAA
- a CDS encoding transcriptional repressor: MAKNAKELQLLKDHLTKNNLKLTRQRENILNHFLKMEHVTAEQMYRLLSKKDPHIGLATVYRTLKLFCDMGIAQEQHFGSQTQFDNVAHKGHHDHLICTTCEKIVEFENCQIEELQEEVAAKNGFSIKTHRLELYCDPIRLSDGNCKNCHRQLTAQAPYQLNVNVAT, translated from the coding sequence ATGGCAAAAAACGCTAAAGAACTGCAACTGCTCAAGGATCATCTAACCAAGAACAACCTGAAGCTCACGCGACAACGCGAGAACATCCTGAATCATTTCCTGAAAATGGAACATGTGACGGCGGAGCAAATGTACCGGCTTCTATCCAAAAAAGATCCGCATATCGGCTTGGCCACGGTCTATCGAACACTCAAGCTCTTTTGCGACATGGGCATTGCCCAAGAACAACATTTTGGCTCCCAAACCCAGTTCGACAATGTCGCCCACAAAGGGCATCACGACCACTTGATTTGTACAACGTGCGAGAAAATCGTCGAGTTTGAGAATTGCCAGATCGAAGAACTTCAGGAAGAAGTCGCCGCGAAGAATGGGTTTTCGATCAAAACGCATCGATTGGAACTGTATTGCGACCCGATACGTCTGTCTGATGGAAACTGTAAGAACTGCCATCGCCAATTAACCGCTCAAGCGCCCTACCAATTAAATGTAAATGTAGCAACTTAA
- a CDS encoding extracellular solute-binding protein, which translates to MLILTLAPSSLLAAEPLVVYSGRAERLIKPVLDVFTKETNIPVQLLTGSSTQLVNRLEAEGPHTPADVYLTNDAGTLERAHELRLLKPLQIEGIEQMVPQAFRAADNSWIGLSGRVWIIVYNTSMINPEQITSILDLANPKWKGKLAIPNAGSEYLQAGVSVISAVQGETITEAFLKGIRDNAENSVYGQSSQIVDAVAKGKVGLGLVNHYYIYRYLADHPKAPIAPLLTDQKKGEMGLIMNATGIGVLTHTKRLKEAKSLVQFLISRTGQQMFSERNKEYPIRPTVKADPALPPRKSFRVAQVPLARLAELREPTMLLIERSGLR; encoded by the coding sequence ATGCTCATACTTACTTTGGCTCCGTCTTCTCTTCTCGCAGCCGAACCGCTGGTTGTCTATTCGGGGCGAGCCGAACGGTTGATTAAACCCGTGCTGGATGTCTTCACGAAAGAGACGAATATTCCAGTGCAATTGTTGACTGGCAGTAGCACACAACTCGTCAATCGATTGGAGGCTGAAGGTCCCCATACCCCTGCTGATGTATATCTCACGAACGATGCCGGGACGCTTGAACGCGCGCATGAGCTTCGGCTATTGAAACCGCTTCAGATCGAAGGCATTGAACAGATGGTTCCCCAAGCTTTTCGGGCAGCCGATAATAGCTGGATCGGTTTATCCGGGAGGGTCTGGATCATCGTGTACAATACCTCGATGATCAACCCGGAACAAATCACCTCGATCCTCGACCTTGCCAACCCTAAATGGAAAGGAAAATTGGCGATCCCCAATGCCGGGAGCGAATACCTGCAAGCAGGCGTTTCCGTCATCAGCGCCGTACAGGGAGAAACCATTACCGAGGCATTTTTGAAAGGCATTCGAGACAATGCGGAAAATTCCGTGTACGGGCAAAGCAGTCAGATCGTCGATGCCGTCGCGAAAGGAAAAGTCGGATTGGGGTTAGTCAATCATTACTACATTTACCGGTACCTTGCCGATCACCCCAAAGCGCCGATCGCGCCTCTATTGACCGACCAAAAGAAAGGCGAAATGGGCCTGATCATGAATGCGACAGGCATTGGGGTTCTCACCCACACCAAGCGTCTCAAGGAAGCCAAATCCCTTGTTCAATTCCTCATTTCTCGAACCGGACAGCAAATGTTTTCGGAACGCAATAAAGAATACCCCATTCGTCCGACCGTCAAAGCCGATCCGGCGCTTCCTCCTCGCAAGAGTTTTCGCGTCGCTCAAGTTCCCCTGGCCAGATTGGCCGAACTCCGGGAGCCAACGATGTTATTGATCGAGCGATCAGGCCTCCGCTAA
- a CDS encoding iron ABC transporter permease produces the protein MTARSWRQGFFSPLSLFALTIACTLAFPLFYVGYSAFSAKGAVWQRLWSTRIPELLFNTVTLAIGVGATTLIIGVALAWFVTRYDFWGRRVWEWAIVLPLAIPSYVLAYIYTYLLETGGFIEQGWQWMMGAEARIFSPYSFGGAWLVMTLNTFPYIYLLARAALQNVNLSFEEAAQALGATRWQTLTRVSLPLIRPSLVAGLFLVTLYVVSDFGAVSLLRFQTFTYAIYQQMTSRYDYAAASILSLLLVVFAFLFLIAERWFRQRSRFFQTGGHIRMKSPKPCGMLPTLLLTAFMLMVFGAAFGIPVFLLIHWTWAAWNVGEMGSGFLSYIWNSAMLSGTAASIAIVVGTPLAFLASRYPTRFNLLYLQGAYTGYVLPGPVAALALLTLFTQNLPFLYGTALVLILAYLIHFLPAGLQAMESAIQQVNPNIEEAARSLGRHALSSFWQVTFPLVRGGFIVAWILMFLQAMKELPATLLLRPVGFDTLSVRIWLEASEELYQLAAPPALLIILITLPVVLLLTKKNWQTT, from the coding sequence ATGACAGCGCGTTCTTGGAGACAGGGTTTTTTTTCTCCCCTGTCTTTATTCGCGCTGACTATCGCCTGCACGTTGGCGTTCCCCCTGTTTTACGTGGGCTATTCGGCATTCTCTGCCAAGGGGGCCGTGTGGCAACGCCTCTGGTCCACCCGCATCCCGGAATTACTGTTCAATACGGTCACCCTGGCGATTGGCGTCGGGGCCACCACACTGATTATCGGTGTGGCCCTTGCGTGGTTCGTCACGCGATATGATTTTTGGGGACGGAGGGTATGGGAATGGGCAATCGTCCTTCCGCTCGCGATTCCCTCCTACGTCTTAGCCTATATCTATACCTATTTATTAGAAACCGGAGGATTTATCGAACAGGGCTGGCAGTGGATGATGGGGGCAGAGGCGCGCATTTTCTCCCCGTATAGTTTTGGAGGGGCCTGGCTCGTCATGACCTTAAATACATTTCCATATATTTACCTGCTCGCGCGAGCTGCGCTACAAAATGTCAATCTTTCGTTCGAAGAAGCCGCACAGGCCTTGGGAGCCACCAGATGGCAAACGTTGACTCGGGTCTCACTCCCCCTCATTCGTCCATCGTTAGTCGCCGGCCTTTTTCTCGTCACCCTCTACGTCGTCTCTGATTTTGGCGCAGTCTCTCTTTTGCGTTTCCAAACTTTCACCTATGCCATTTATCAGCAAATGACGAGTCGCTATGATTATGCCGCGGCATCCATCCTGAGCCTCCTGCTTGTGGTCTTTGCTTTTCTCTTTCTCATTGCTGAACGCTGGTTTCGACAACGAAGTCGATTCTTCCAAACAGGGGGACATATTCGCATGAAATCGCCGAAGCCCTGCGGAATGCTCCCCACCCTGTTACTCACGGCATTCATGCTCATGGTGTTTGGAGCGGCGTTCGGTATTCCGGTGTTCTTGCTCATTCATTGGACCTGGGCCGCTTGGAATGTTGGTGAGATGGGAAGCGGCTTCCTGTCGTACATCTGGAACAGCGCCATGCTTTCAGGTACCGCCGCCAGCATCGCCATCGTAGTTGGAACACCACTGGCTTTCCTGGCAAGTCGCTACCCGACGCGATTCAATCTCCTGTACCTTCAAGGAGCCTATACAGGTTATGTCTTGCCTGGACCGGTCGCGGCCTTAGCGTTACTCACACTCTTCACGCAAAACCTGCCGTTTTTATACGGAACGGCGTTAGTCTTAATCCTCGCGTATCTCATCCATTTTCTCCCTGCTGGCCTACAAGCGATGGAATCGGCTATTCAGCAAGTCAACCCCAACATCGAAGAAGCCGCAAGGAGCCTCGGCCGACATGCGTTGAGTTCGTTCTGGCAGGTCACGTTTCCACTGGTCCGTGGAGGTTTTATCGTCGCCTGGATACTCATGTTTCTCCAAGCCATGAAAGAACTCCCGGCCACGCTGCTCCTGAGACCTGTGGGATTCGATACGCTCTCGGTGAGAATCTGGCTTGAAGCGAGCGAAGAGTTGTATCAGCTCGCGGCGCCACCGGCTCTTTTAATTATTCTGATCACCCTTCCCGTCGTCTTACTCCTCACGAAGAAGAATTGGCAGACGACGTAA
- a CDS encoding ABC transporter ATP-binding protein gives MTTSQKPPLNKHTNILDIRHVTCQYLADQPAVQDISLAAQEGEIICILGPSGCGKTTTLRAIAGFEKVTGGEIYLDGHLVSSATTHVPTERRRVGMVFQDYALFPHLTVKDNVAFGLQRLSGAERHNCTTTMLQLVGLIGFESRYPHELSGGQQQRVALARALAPNPVILLLDEPFSNLDPDMTIKMRNELHRVLRQTNTTAVLVTHDHQEAFAMADRVAVLQDGLLVQYETPETIYHLPACRFVAEFVGKADFIPGFIQNGIVKTEIGQFPNHSHYQGVPNVLVMVRPDDIKIARISSGTARIVSRQFRGSQHLYSIELASGHIVHCVEPSDHAYTIDSKVTLEVIATHTVLFEDTTASTC, from the coding sequence ATGACGACATCCCAGAAACCACCACTCAACAAACACACAAACATCCTCGACATCCGGCATGTGACGTGTCAATATCTGGCTGACCAACCAGCCGTTCAAGACATTTCTCTGGCTGCTCAGGAAGGTGAAATCATCTGCATCTTGGGCCCATCGGGATGCGGGAAAACCACCACCTTACGGGCCATCGCGGGATTTGAAAAAGTCACAGGTGGTGAGATTTATTTAGACGGGCATCTTGTTTCTTCTGCAACGACGCATGTTCCCACAGAACGGCGGCGAGTCGGCATGGTCTTTCAAGACTATGCGCTGTTCCCTCATTTGACGGTCAAAGATAATGTGGCCTTTGGATTACAGCGGTTATCAGGTGCAGAGCGACATAACTGCACCACGACGATGTTGCAGCTCGTCGGACTGATCGGATTCGAAAGTCGGTATCCACATGAACTCTCGGGAGGGCAACAACAGCGGGTCGCTCTTGCCAGAGCCCTGGCCCCCAATCCCGTCATCTTGCTCCTGGATGAACCGTTCAGCAATTTGGACCCGGACATGACCATCAAGATGCGGAATGAACTGCATCGCGTGCTGAGACAAACCAATACCACCGCCGTGCTGGTCACCCACGATCACCAAGAAGCCTTTGCCATGGCCGATCGGGTCGCCGTGCTTCAAGACGGGCTTCTCGTCCAGTATGAGACTCCCGAAACAATTTACCATTTACCCGCTTGTCGATTTGTCGCGGAATTCGTCGGCAAAGCGGATTTTATTCCCGGGTTTATTCAAAACGGGATCGTGAAGACTGAAATTGGCCAATTTCCAAATCACAGTCACTACCAAGGTGTCCCGAACGTCTTGGTCATGGTTCGCCCTGACGACATTAAGATCGCCCGCATCTCATCAGGCACTGCTCGTATCGTGAGCCGCCAATTCCGTGGTTCCCAACACCTCTACAGCATCGAGCTGGCGTCTGGACATATCGTCCATTGTGTGGAACCATCAGATCATGCCTATACGATCGACTCCAAAGTGACATTGGAAGTTATCGCCACGCATACGGTATTATTTGAAGATACGACTGCATCAACATGCTAA
- a CDS encoding Spy/CpxP family protein refolding chaperone has translation MQYLTMKRAMLLSLIWPSCLTLILLAIPLLAGAEGYGSSYHKMGMGGHDSPHHKMNYSGHGGSHHGTMGGAHHGSGYEKGHGSSLNYGTHMGPHQSASEFIEHVLKFKDGMAITDEQAAKLRSVETEFKKEKIKMKAEVELANLDLHELLKNEESSLSDIEAKLKNVHNLEADLLMASIKAKREARAVLTDEQRSRMKAVHDRIKAYSSGGMSAKGHPGGYKHHGKDQKKGDY, from the coding sequence ATGCAATACCTGACCATGAAACGCGCAATGCTCTTATCCCTGATCTGGCCTAGTTGTTTGACGCTCATCCTGCTTGCCATCCCACTCCTCGCCGGCGCAGAAGGCTATGGAAGTAGTTATCACAAGATGGGTATGGGAGGGCATGACTCGCCGCACCACAAGATGAACTACTCCGGACATGGAGGAAGTCATCATGGGACGATGGGAGGAGCCCACCATGGCAGCGGTTATGAGAAAGGTCATGGCAGCAGTCTCAATTACGGAACACACATGGGGCCCCACCAAAGCGCGAGCGAATTTATTGAACATGTCTTGAAATTCAAAGATGGCATGGCCATCACCGATGAGCAAGCCGCGAAGCTTCGAAGCGTGGAAACCGAATTTAAAAAAGAGAAAATCAAGATGAAGGCTGAGGTGGAACTCGCAAATCTTGATCTACACGAGCTACTCAAGAATGAGGAATCCAGCCTGTCTGACATTGAAGCCAAACTTAAAAACGTGCACAACTTAGAAGCCGATTTGCTTATGGCGTCCATTAAAGCAAAACGTGAAGCCAGGGCCGTGTTGACCGATGAACAACGAAGCCGTATGAAGGCCGTCCATGACCGAATCAAGGCCTACTCTTCAGGCGGAATGTCAGCAAAGGGCCATCCTGGTGGGTATAAACACCATGGCAAAGATCAAAAGAAGGGCGACTATTGA
- a CDS encoding FAD:protein FMN transferase, producing MCKTKLCQCLLACFFVSLLDVGLAFPALVKRSQYLMGTIVFVTGVAPDNVIARRAVDAGLKEIHRLEELWSTWIPDSELSNVNAAAGEHAIAISHESMELLQHSFTMDVLTEGGFTIAIGPAVALWNVSEQGRIPTQQELQAVRPLVQMSHLTLNARSGTAYLVRPGMQIDVGGIGKGYAADLAEKVMKAAGATAGVVAISGDIKTFGRMPDGQQFVFGIQHPRKEQGHVLATIELEDEAVSTAGDYQRYFEKDGIRYHHILDPKTLHPARLTQSVTVIASQGVMADGLDTGIFVMGPQRGMALIERLPDVEGVIVDAEGNVSVSSGLKGRLHFQDHVLN from the coding sequence ATGTGTAAAACGAAACTCTGTCAGTGTTTACTCGCGTGTTTTTTTGTGTCGCTATTGGATGTTGGTCTTGCGTTCCCGGCGCTGGTTAAACGCAGTCAATATTTGATGGGGACAATCGTGTTCGTGACCGGAGTCGCACCGGATAACGTCATCGCCCGGCGGGCTGTGGATGCGGGATTGAAAGAGATTCATCGTCTGGAGGAGCTGTGGAGCACCTGGATTCCAGACAGTGAACTGTCGAACGTCAACGCGGCTGCGGGTGAACATGCTATAGCCATCAGTCACGAATCCATGGAGCTTCTTCAGCATTCGTTTACGATGGATGTACTCACCGAAGGTGGGTTCACTATTGCCATCGGTCCTGCAGTAGCACTTTGGAATGTGAGTGAACAAGGCAGAATTCCGACACAACAAGAACTCCAAGCGGTGCGGCCGCTTGTGCAGATGTCTCATCTGACATTGAATGCTCGATCAGGAACGGCGTACCTCGTTCGTCCAGGGATGCAAATCGACGTGGGAGGAATCGGTAAAGGCTATGCGGCTGATCTGGCGGAAAAAGTGATGAAGGCAGCCGGCGCAACGGCCGGAGTCGTGGCGATTTCAGGTGACATCAAGACGTTCGGCCGTATGCCTGACGGACAGCAATTTGTCTTTGGAATTCAACATCCCCGCAAAGAGCAAGGTCATGTTTTGGCGACGATCGAGTTGGAAGATGAAGCGGTGTCCACAGCCGGAGACTATCAACGCTACTTCGAGAAAGACGGCATCCGGTATCATCATATCCTTGATCCCAAGACGCTGCATCCTGCGCGGTTGACTCAAAGCGTGACGGTCATCGCGTCACAGGGTGTCATGGCTGATGGGCTCGATACCGGAATCTTTGTCATGGGCCCGCAAAGGGGCATGGCCTTGATCGAGCGGCTTCCTGATGTCGAAGGAGTGATCGTGGATGCAGAAGGGAACGTGTCTGTTTCATCCGGGCTGAAAGGCCGGTTGCATTTTCAGGATCATGTTTTGAACTGA
- a CDS encoding OprO/OprP family phosphate-selective porin, whose product MKQWVTRGTLVPSAILMFCSITAGGLGAEELTTSQQEAVRKEVQRILQEQGYSDPSGPPPTGAPASKDKVRHLDDLYKQSRTGDSDSGSTKEGSGALIYARPFVASPKAILGGYMDFEYINRKGSSPNFDQHRLVPFIYGDVSDNVKFAAEIEFEHGGVGDELKIEFAVIDYLVNEPFNLRAGIILLPVGKFNLLHDSPLRDLTDRPLVDQRIIPTTLHQPGAGIYGTFYPTSLSQINYEIYVTSGFTGAFGGDGNPNYAAGGSGTSTITQTAGLRGARDNLTEFDSNAGKAVVGRIAISPFLGAEVGLSGYYEMYDPQSDRELIIGAVDWTFQRGPFEFIGESAWTYIQDNDRNVITNVKIPTGTDITSTLFPTRMQGYYLQLNYHFLPSFLVRLAPRHFREEVSTFTAVARWEEINLASNLSGTEAAARGKAQRVTFGLNFRPTEDTVFKFDLQYDPEVLGTRKHGKAFLASAATYF is encoded by the coding sequence ATGAAACAGTGGGTAACACGGGGAACTCTCGTGCCATCAGCAATCCTAATGTTCTGCTCAATTACTGCAGGCGGATTAGGAGCGGAAGAACTCACCACCAGTCAACAGGAAGCTGTCCGAAAAGAGGTCCAACGCATCCTTCAGGAGCAAGGATATTCAGACCCCTCTGGACCGCCCCCGACGGGAGCTCCAGCTTCCAAAGACAAAGTGAGGCACTTGGATGACTTGTACAAACAATCCAGGACCGGGGACTCGGACTCAGGGTCAACGAAGGAAGGGTCTGGTGCCCTCATTTACGCCAGGCCGTTTGTGGCGTCGCCCAAGGCCATCCTCGGTGGATATATGGACTTTGAATACATCAACCGGAAGGGCTCTTCTCCAAATTTCGACCAACATCGTTTAGTGCCCTTTATCTACGGCGATGTCAGCGACAACGTGAAATTCGCCGCGGAGATTGAGTTTGAACATGGCGGAGTCGGAGACGAACTGAAGATAGAATTTGCGGTGATCGACTACCTCGTGAATGAACCCTTCAACCTTCGAGCCGGAATCATTCTTCTCCCCGTCGGGAAATTCAATCTGTTGCATGATTCTCCACTACGCGACCTGACCGATCGTCCGTTGGTCGACCAACGAATTATTCCCACCACCCTTCACCAACCGGGAGCGGGAATCTATGGCACCTTTTATCCAACCAGCCTCTCACAGATCAACTATGAAATTTATGTCACCTCCGGCTTTACTGGCGCATTCGGCGGAGACGGCAACCCCAACTATGCCGCTGGAGGTTCAGGGACATCTACCATTACACAAACGGCGGGACTGCGAGGTGCGAGAGACAACCTGACCGAATTTGACAGTAACGCCGGAAAGGCCGTGGTCGGTCGAATCGCGATCAGCCCATTCCTCGGAGCCGAAGTCGGCCTGTCGGGTTACTATGAAATGTATGACCCTCAAAGCGACCGGGAACTCATCATCGGCGCCGTGGACTGGACGTTTCAGAGAGGGCCGTTTGAATTCATTGGAGAAAGCGCTTGGACTTATATCCAGGACAATGACAGAAACGTCATCACCAACGTCAAGATTCCTACGGGAACGGACATTACCAGCACCCTCTTTCCCACCAGAATGCAGGGCTATTATTTACAGCTCAACTATCACTTCCTTCCTTCCTTTTTAGTAAGACTGGCACCGAGGCATTTCCGGGAGGAAGTGTCCACATTTACCGCTGTCGCTCGATGGGAGGAAATCAATCTCGCGTCCAATTTATCCGGAACAGAGGCGGCGGCTAGAGGCAAAGCACAACGCGTGACGTTTGGCTTAAACTTTCGACCAACAGAAGACACCGTCTTCAAATTCGACCTTCAATACGACCCGGAAGTATTGGGGACTAGGAAACATGGCAAAGCGTTCCTAGCCTCGGCGGCTACGTATTTCTAA
- a CDS encoding FMN-binding protein — translation MKNLSPALLLVALTVTIAGWSFPAFAERVWDQELNRYLTPEELGQEDVYLTPDEAAALMFPDSTTIRKELLTLTPEQKRQIEDIIGWKFPESSFECYVGETDGDIDGWALIQNTVGKHKPMTYMVGVNPDGEATNVEVLVYRESRGSEVRTKRFNYQYEGKDVFDPIRINRDIINISGATMSVRSMSAGVKRALVLVNEFYLKPQGLGTETLVAGNKEKGFFESLLGF, via the coding sequence ATGAAAAATCTCTCACCTGCACTATTGCTCGTAGCCTTAACCGTCACGATTGCTGGATGGTCTTTTCCCGCTTTCGCCGAACGCGTATGGGACCAAGAATTAAACAGATACCTCACGCCGGAAGAATTAGGTCAAGAGGATGTCTATCTTACTCCCGATGAGGCAGCAGCCCTCATGTTCCCAGACTCCACCACTATTCGAAAAGAATTGCTGACGCTCACGCCGGAACAAAAACGCCAGATTGAAGACATTATTGGTTGGAAATTCCCTGAATCTTCGTTTGAGTGCTATGTCGGCGAAACCGACGGCGACATCGACGGATGGGCGCTTATCCAAAACACCGTCGGCAAACACAAACCCATGACCTACATGGTCGGGGTCAATCCTGATGGGGAAGCGACGAATGTTGAAGTCCTGGTGTACCGCGAATCCCGGGGAAGCGAAGTACGAACCAAACGGTTTAATTATCAATACGAGGGAAAAGACGTCTTTGATCCAATCCGCATCAATCGGGATATCATTAATATTTCCGGCGCAACCATGTCCGTACGTTCCATGAGTGCTGGGGTCAAACGAGCCCTCGTGTTGGTGAATGAATTTTACCTGAAACCTCAAGGACTCGGGACCGAAACCCTCGTCGCGGGGAATAAGGAAAAAGGGTTTTTTGAATCACTCTTGGGATTTTGA
- a CDS encoding AraC family transcriptional regulator produces MTGSRLTITRPTIEKPGEKDLIQELQEYTENWVNRMRLLRPTHEPQTIAQAIFDELYRHIIHSAPPTPPIPQQIHEFIMSHLRQGITLKGLSKFLGYSEKYCSELFQTQMGESFTLYLRRVRIEKAKHLLEDDSIGHTYIAETLGFGDQFAFSHFFKKATGRSPRHYRAHIRNTRKEHTPIDPLEDSLSGRHSATPQ; encoded by the coding sequence ATGACTGGTTCTCGGCTCACCATCACTCGCCCAACGATTGAGAAGCCTGGAGAAAAAGACCTGATACAAGAGCTCCAGGAATACACGGAAAATTGGGTAAACCGCATGAGACTTTTGCGGCCCACGCATGAACCACAAACCATCGCCCAAGCCATCTTCGATGAATTGTATCGGCATATCATTCACTCTGCACCTCCCACGCCACCCATCCCACAGCAGATCCACGAGTTCATCATGTCACATCTTCGGCAAGGTATCACCCTCAAAGGTCTCTCGAAATTCCTTGGCTATTCGGAAAAATATTGCTCGGAACTCTTTCAAACACAAATGGGTGAGTCCTTCACTCTCTATCTCCGTCGGGTGAGGATTGAAAAGGCCAAACACCTCTTAGAAGATGACAGCATCGGACACACGTACATCGCGGAGACACTGGGCTTTGGAGACCAATTTGCGTTCAGCCACTTTTTCAAAAAGGCGACAGGACGATCGCCCAGACATTATCGTGCACACATCCGAAACACACGCAAAGAACACACGCCCATCGATCCACTTGAAGATAGCCTCAGCGGGCGACACTCAGCTACGCCACAGTGA
- the bfr gene encoding bacterioferritin, which produces MKAKKGVIDYLNKVLTNELTAINQYFVHGEMCENWGYERLHHAIKGHAIDEMKHAEEMIEHILYLEGVPNMQRLGKISIGETVPEQLKVDLKLEIENLSLLRDAITHCASVGDYTTRQKLEVIAKSEEEHIDWIETQQETVKQVGLENYLSEQIKDKS; this is translated from the coding sequence ATGAAAGCCAAAAAAGGCGTTATTGATTATTTGAACAAAGTGCTCACCAATGAGCTGACGGCGATTAATCAGTATTTTGTTCATGGCGAAATGTGTGAAAACTGGGGGTATGAACGTCTTCATCACGCCATCAAAGGACATGCGATTGACGAAATGAAGCATGCAGAGGAAATGATTGAACACATCTTGTATCTTGAAGGTGTTCCCAATATGCAGCGATTAGGGAAGATTAGTATTGGCGAGACAGTGCCGGAACAATTGAAAGTCGATTTGAAGCTGGAAATAGAAAATCTTTCCCTTCTGCGAGATGCCATTACCCACTGTGCGTCAGTGGGTGATTATACGACCCGACAAAAATTGGAAGTCATCGCTAAAAGTGAGGAGGAGCACATCGATTGGATCGAGACCCAACAGGAAACCGTGAAGCAAGTCGGTCTCGAGAACTATCTCAGTGAACAGATCAAGGACAAGAGTTGA
- the bfr gene encoding bacterioferritin: protein MKGKKGVVDLLNKILTEELTVINQYFLHARMCENWGFERLEEKVRERSFGEMKDADRVIRHILYLEGFPNVQKLGRVTIGETVPEQLKLDLIKEKEMVKLMTEGIEHCVKVGDYTTRHMLEEMVTDEEEHIDWIETQQETIKQIGLENYLSEQIKKEG, encoded by the coding sequence ATGAAGGGGAAAAAGGGAGTCGTCGATTTATTGAACAAGATTTTGACGGAAGAACTCACGGTCATTAATCAGTATTTTTTACACGCACGGATGTGTGAAAACTGGGGGTTTGAGCGACTCGAAGAAAAGGTAAGGGAGCGAAGCTTTGGTGAGATGAAGGACGCTGATCGGGTCATTCGGCACATCCTGTACCTGGAAGGTTTTCCCAATGTACAAAAATTGGGGAGGGTCACGATTGGCGAAACGGTACCAGAACAGTTGAAACTCGATCTTATCAAGGAAAAAGAAATGGTAAAGCTCATGACCGAAGGCATTGAGCATTGCGTCAAGGTCGGGGATTACACCACGCGTCATATGCTCGAAGAGATGGTGACGGACGAAGAGGAGCATATCGATTGGATCGAGACTCAACAAGAGACTATTAAGCAAATTGGTCTCGAAAACTATTTGAGCGAGCAAATTAAGAAGGAAGGCTAA